The nucleotide sequence TTACCGCCCGACCACCCGGTCCAGCCGCCGCAGCACTTCCTCGATGTTCTCCATGCTCGTCGCGTAGCTCAGTCGGACCTGCCCCGGCGCGGCGAAATCGGTGCCGGGCACGGCGGCCACCTGCGCCTCGTCCAGAATGATGCGGGCGGCCTGAAGTTCGTCGGGGTGAACGGCGCGGGTGTCGGCCATCACGTAAAAGGCGCCCTGTGGCGTGGGCGTGGGCAGCCCCAGAGCATTGAGGCCCGCCACGATGCGGTCGCGGCGCTCGCGGTAGGCGGCGCGGGCTATGGCGATAAAGCGGGCGGTGTCCTCGTGCCCTTCCAGCGCGGCGAGGGCGGCGTACTGGCTGACGCTGCTGGCGTTGCTGGTGCTCTGGGACTGCAGGGCGTTCATGGCGGCGATGACGTGTTTCGGCCCGCCCGCGTAGCCGATGCGCCAGCCGGTCATGGCGTAGGCCTTGCTCGCGCCGTTGATGGTCAGGGTGTGCTCGGGCGCGTAGGTGCCGATGCTGACCTGCTCGGCGTCGTAGACGAGGTGCTCGTAGATTTCGTCGGTCACGACGACAAGCCCGCAGCGCTGCGCGAGTTCGGCCACCGCCCGCAGCGTCTCCGGGGGAAACACCGCGCCGGTGGGGTTGCCGGGGCTGTTGAGAATCACCATGCGGGTGCGCGGCGTGACGGCGGCGGCGAGGCGCTCGGGGTCGAGCTGAAAGCCGCTTTCCGGCGTGGTGGGCACCGCCACCGGCACCGCGCCGGTCAGGGCGACCATTTCGGGGTAGCTGACCCAGTAGGGCGCCGGAATCAGCACCTCGTCGCCGGAGCCGAGCAGCGCGAACAGGGCGTTGAACAGCGCCTGTTTGCCGCCGCTGGTCACGGTCACGGCGTCGGGGGCGTAGGCCAGTCCGTTTTCCCGGCGGAACTTGGCACTGACGGCGCTGCGCAGTTCGGGAATGCCGCCCACCGGGGTGTATCTGGTGTGCCCGGCTTCGATGGCGGCGATGGCGGCGGCCCGGACGTGCGGCGGCGTGTCGAAATCCGGCTCGCCCACGCTCATGGAAATGATGTCCGCGCCCTGCCTGCGCAGTTCGAGGGCGCGGGACGTGACCGCCACCGTCGCGGACGGCTTGAGGCTCTGGGCGCGGGCGGACAGGCGAAAGGGCGAGGCCATGCGGTCAGGCTAAAGGGGCGGCGCGGGCCAGGCGGGCCGCACCCCTAGAGCAGTTGACAAAAAAAAGCTGGTCTGGACGCCCCCCCACCCGTCGCTTCGCAACGCCCTCTCCTGCGGAGCTTTACAAGTCCCCCACAAGGGGAGAGGGTCAAACGAGGCAAACATTCTTTTGTCAAATGCTCTAGAACAGCCCACTGTAAAGGGCAGACCTCACCACACGGGCGCCGTACTCAGCGGCAGCCCCAGCGGATTGAAGGGAGCGACTTCGCGCGGCCTGACCAGAAACTGCCCGGTCCAGGCGGGCATCAGCCGGAGCTTGACGGACGCGGCGGGCCGCACCCAGGCGGGCGCCGGACGCACCCCCGAAGCGGGCGACGGCACGACCCCCGGAGCGCGGCGCACCGGAACGGCGGGAGCGGTTTGCCCCGGTGCGAGCCTCACGGGTGCAGGCTTGGCGGGTGCGGGCCTGTCAGGTGCGGGCTTGACGGGTGCCGCCTGCACGGGCGCAGGGACCGGAGCCGGGGGCAGCGGAACGCCACCGGCAGAAGGAGACACCGGCGCCTCCTGGATTTGCGGAGGCTGGACGAACAGCGGCCGGTCCCCTCCCTGGGCGCAGGCGGCAGAAAGGGAACCGGCAAACAGGCAGGCCAGGAGGCCCGGCAACAGGCGTGAGGACATGGGGGGCAGCTTAACCGCCCCGGCAGATCGGGGGCTGAGAACCGCTGGCCCGACCTGGGCGTCTTGCCCACCCCCTCTTCTGGGCATGACTGTTTGGGGAGGGCAGCAGGAAAGCAACAGGCCACAAAAAAGGACTGGACGTCCCCCCTCACTGGGCCGTCCAGTCCGAAACTCACACCTGGGCGTGCCGCTGGGTCTTCGGCGGTGGGCACGCCTGTTTTCCCCGCGCCGTGCGCCGGAGAAGCCGAAGTGCGCCCAGAGTAGAAGCCGGGTTCTGTCGGCGCCTTGACAGCCTGCTTCCTAAAGGCTGGGAGGCCCACTGCGGCGCGGCCTGGACAGCTTGAACCGGGCTTCCGGCACCCCCGCACACTCGCCCGAATCGCCCGAAAAGGTGTCAGAGAAGGGTGAGGCTTTTTATGCAGCCCGCTTCCTCGCGTCGGAAACGGGGGTTTTCGGGGTAGCTTCGCGCCTGATGCATAGATGAAGTCCTAATACGGATTCCGCTTAATTCCTGCACAGTCGGGAAAGCGCCGCCTGTGCATCCATATCGCAGAATTCGTATTTTTTCCTACTTGCATCCGCTCGGATTGAATCTGAAACGACCAGATTCAATCGGAATCCGTATAAGCAGATGAAGGCAGCGTGCCGTGCGTCTTTTTCCGCATTTCCCTGCTGCAAGTCCCAGTTCTGTCAGAGCCTGCCCCGTAGGGTGAGGGCATGGCGACCGCCCTTCCGTCCTCTCCCGCCGTTTCCGGCAGCGCCGCGAATCAGGCCATTCACCGGGCACTCGAGCAGCTCGACCGGGTGATTCTGGGCAAGCCCACGCAGCTGCGGCTGGCACTGGCCTGCCTGCTGGCGCGGGGGCACCTGCTGATCGAGGACCAGCCCGGCGTGGGCAAAACGACGCTGGCGCAGGCCCTGGCCCGCACGCTGGGGCTGGGGTTCCGGCGGGTGCAGTTCACGTCCGACCTGCTGCCCGCCGACCTGCTGGGGGTCAGTATCTGGGACGCGGCGAGCGGCAGCTTTCGCCACCAGCCGGGGCCGATTTTCTCCGAGCTGCTGCTGGCCGACGAGATCAACCGGGCCACCCCGCGCACCCAGGGCGCCCTGCTGGAGGCGATGGAGGAGCGGCAGGTGAGTGAGGGCGGCGTGACCAGACCGCTGCCCGACCCCTTTTTCGTGATCGCCACCCAGAACCCGGCGGCGTTCGTGGGCACTTCTCCGCTGCCCGAAGCGCAACTCGACCGCTTTTTGATGACCGTCACGCTGGGCTACCCCGACGCCCGCGCCGAACGCACCCTGCTCGAAACCGGCGGGCGAGGCCAGAGCGTGCGCGACCTGCCCGCCGTGCTGGACGCGCCGACGCTGCTGCGGGCACAGGCGGAAGTGGACGCCGTGTACGCCGCGCCCGCGCTGCTCGATTACCTGCAACTGCTGGCCCGCGCCAGCCGTGAGCATCCGGCCATCGCTGCGGGCCTGAGTCCCCGCGCCCTGCTCGCCCTGCTGGCGGCGGCGCGGGCCTGGGCGTATCTCGACGGACGCGACATGGTGCTGCCCGAAGACGTGCAGGCGGTTTTCCCCGCGCTCGCCTCGCACCGGCTGGCGCTGCGTGACCCGGCGGCGCGGCCCGGCGACGTGCTCCGGCGCCTGCTGGACGAGACGCCCATTCCGTGAGGCGGCCGGCGCTGTGGCCGACCCGCTTCGGCTGGGCGTTTCTGGGACTGGTGCTGCTGACCCTCATCGGCTGCATCAACTACGCGCTGAGCCTGGGCTACGGCCTGACTTTCCTGCTGGTCGGCGTGTGGATCGTCACGGCGGCGCAGGCGCGGCGGGCGGCGGCCACCCTTGACCTGACCGTGCAGCCGCCCGCCGAGGCGGTGGCCGGGCACGAAACGGCGTTTACGGCGCAGGTCCGGCAGAGCGGCGCGGCGAGTCCGGTCACGCTGCGGGGCTGGGCCGAGCAAAACGGCCAGCGGGTGCCGCTGAGCGCCGCCCTTTTCGTCGGTGCCGGGCACACACAGACCGCCGCGCTGCGGCTTTCCGACCCGGTGCGCGGCCCGCTGCGGCTGACGGGCGTGCAGCTCGTCGCACACGACCCCTTCGGGCTGTGGCAGGCGACCCGAACCGTGACGGCACAGGCCCAAACCGCCGTCCTGCCCGCGCCGGAAGCCGACGCGCCCGCGCCGCCCACGCTCACGGCGGCGGGCAGCGGCGAGGCCGGGCGGCGCACCGCCGGACAGGAGGACTTCGCCGGACTGCGGCCCTACGCGGCGGGCGACGCGCCCCGGCTGATTTCCTGGCGGCACGCGGCCCGCAGCGGGCAGCTCGTGACCCGCGAGTTCGACGCGCCGCTGGGACAGGCGCTCGACCTGAACTGGAACGCGGCTCAGGGTGAGCAGGAGGCGCGGCTCTCGCGGCTGGCGGCCTGGGTGACAGCGGCGCGGGCGGCGGGCCTGCCGTTCCGGCTGACGTTGCCGGGGCAGAGCCTGCCCGTCGGGAGCGGAGACGCGCACGCGGGCCGGGCACTGCGGGCGCTGGCGCTGCACCCGCCTTTTCCGGCCCCACCTGAGCAGAAGGCCGGGAACGAGTTCCTGAGCCGCCCGGCGTGGCTGGGGGGACCGAACACCACCGAGGCGCCGAGCGCGCCGCTGCCTGCCGCGCCGCTGCAATTCTCGCTGCTGGCCCTCGGGGTGGCGCTGCTGCCGGGGCTGCTGCGCTGGCCGCTGTGGGCGAGTGCGCTGGTGCTGTGGCTGCTGACCTACCGGGGCCTGCAGGCCGAGCCGGGGCGCAGGCTCCGCACCCTGCCGCCGCCGCTGCTGCTGGTGCTGGTGGGGGTGGCCGCCTTCGGGCTGAACGCGACCTACGGCACGCTGCTGGGACAGGACGGGGGCACGGCGCTGCTGGCCGCGCTGCTCGCGCTCAAGGCCGCCGAGACGCGCACGGTGCGTGACGCCCGGCTGCTCACACTGCTGGGGCTGTTCGTGACCAGCACCCATTTCTTCCATGACCAGGGACCGCTGACGGCGCTGCACAGCCTGCTCGCCAGCGTGCTGCTGCTGGCAGCGGCGGCCCGCTGGATGGGCGACAGGGGCGACCCGGCGGCGCAGGCGGCGCTCAGCCCGACCGTTCCCCGCCCGCTGCTGGGGCTGAGCGCCCGGCTGCTGCTGCTTTCCCTGCCGCTGGCGGCGCTGCTGTTCGTGTTTTTCCCGCGTCCGGACGGTCCGCTGTGGCAGTTGCCCATCAATCAGGGGGCCAGGACCGGGCTGGCCGACCAGATCAGCGCCGGGGAATACAGCAACCTCGCGCAGAGTGACGCGGTGGCCTTCCGTGCCGACTTTGGCGGGCCGCTGCCCCCGCCCGACGAGCGCTACTGGCGCGGTCCGGTCTACGAACTGTTCGACGGTCAGGGCTGGCAACAGGTGCGGGGCCGCTTCGCCGCGCCGTCTGCCGAAGCGCGTCCGGGGGCGCCGGTCTGGAGCTATTCCATCACCCTGGAACCGAGCGGCAAGCCCTGGCTGCTGGCGCTGGACCTGCCCACCACATTGCCACAAAGCGCCCTGCTGACCGGCGCGTTTCAGGCCGCCACCCTGCGCCCGGCCTCGCTGCGCACGCGCTACGAGTGGAACAGTCAGGCGGCGGTGCTGGGACGGCAAGAAAGCCAGGAGCGGCTCGGCCTCAACCTGACCCTGCCCGAGACGCCGGACGCCGCCAACCCGCAGTCCCGCGCCCTCGCCGCGTCGTGGCGCACGCTGGCGCCGGAGCAGCGGGTGCAGGCGGGGCTGGACGTGTTTCGCAAGGGGGGCTTCGCGTATACCCTCACCCCCCCCAAGCTGCCCAGCGCGAACCGCATCGACGCTTTCCTGTTTGGCAGCAAGCGCGGCTTTTGCGAGCACTACTCCAGCGCCTTCGCTTTCCTGATGCGGGTGGCGGGCGTCCCGGCGCGGATTGTCGGCGGCTACCAGGGCGGCGAGGTCAACCCGGACGGCGGCTACCTCATCGTGCGGCAGCAAAACGCCCATGCCTGGACCGAGGTGTGGCTTCAGGGCCAGGGCTGGGTGCGGGTGGACCCCACCGCCGCCGTCGCCCCGGCCCGCGTGCAGGCGGACCTGGGCACGGCCCTGACGCAGCCGCAGGCCACCGCGCCGCGCGAGCGGACCACGCTGGAACGGGCCAAACTGCGGCTCGACGCCCTGCAGAACCAGTGGAACACCTGGGTGGTGAGCTACGACGGGGCGCAGCAACGCTCGCTGCTCTCGCGGCTGGGCGTGTCGGGGACGGGGTCGCCGCTGTACCTGCTGGCCCTGCTCGGCGCAGCGGCGCTCACGCTGCTGCCCGCGCTGGCCTTCGTGCGCCGCCGCGCCCTGCCGCGTGACCCGGCGCTGCTCGCCCTGCACGACCTCAGCACCCGGCTGCGGCTGCCGCGCGGCCCCGGCGAGACGCCGACCGCCTACGCGGAGCGGGCCGCCGCCCACTCGCCGCAGCAAGCTCCCCTCCTGCGCGATATCGCCCGCCGCTTCAACGCCCTGCGCTACGGCCCCCAGGCGTCCCCGGAGGAGCTGCGGCAGCTTCAGGCGCTGGTGAGGCAGGTGCGGCGAACCGAGCGGACCTGACCCCTCACCCTCTACCCTGCCCTACCCTGCCCCCATGCGCCTGCACCTGATTACCGTCGGAGAACCCAAACTCGCCTACGCCCGCAGCGGCTGGGACGAATACGAAAAGCGGCTGCGGCGCTACCACAAGGTTCAGGTGAGCCGGGTGAGCGGCAAGACCCAGCAGGCCGAGAGCGAAGCCGTGCTGAAAGCGGCAGGCAAGAGCTTGCTGATTTTGCTCGACCCACGCGGCAAGCAGTTTTCCAGTGAGAACCTGAGTGAATATCTGGACGCGCAGGCGCTGGGCGGTCACGGCGAACTGGCCTTCGCCATCGGCGGGCCCGACGGACACACCGACGAACTGCGCTCGCGGGCGCACCTGCTCTGGAGCCTGGGCGAGCTGACGCTGCCGCACGACCTCGCCATGCTGGTGCTGGTCGAGGCGCTGTACCGCGCCGCCACGATTTCGGCGGGTGAGCCTTATCACCGGGGCTAAACGCGCTTACGGAGTCCGCGAGGGGATGACCCGGCGGCCCCGCAACCCCTCCACATATTCGTTGCGGCACTCGGTAAAGGGAACGTCGGCCCAGGGCTGAGGCTGAAAGTCGCGCTGCGTGAGCAGGGGCAGACGCACCTGACGCGTTTCATTGGCGGCGAAACTTTGCGTATCGGAGCCGAAATAGACCGTCTGGTGCTCGGTTCCGCGCCGTTGGTCACACACCACGCTTAGCCGCAGCGCCCCCGCTGGAATGGGTTCCGGGGCGCGGTTGGCGATGGTCGCCGTCACGACTTTGTCGCCGGGTTGTGGGAGTGCCGTTTTCACCCACGCCAGCGCGTAGGGGGCTTTTTCGGTGTGCAGTCTGACCTGCCGCGCCAGCTTGCGCCCCTCCCCGTCCAGCGCCGTGACGCGCAGTTCGTAGTCAGTGTCATAAGCGAAAATTTTCTGCCAGTCCTGCCCCCGTGCGGGCGAGAGCGACACCTCGCCACTCTGGAGGTCGGCGTGTCCGAGTCGCAACGCGATGACGGCCCCGGTGTTCAGGTTGACGAGTTCCCCGCTCACCGTCTCGGGGACGGCGGGGCGGGCCAGCGTCACCCGCACTTCCACAAGGTCGCAGCGGCTGAGGTTGCCGAGCAGCGAAAATTCCACGATGTCGCCGCATGCCTGCCCTACCCGCACGGGAAGCTGGGCCGCAGCGGGCAGCAGTTGGCAACCGCTGAGCGAGAGGGCCCGCAGAGGCAGCAGGAAGGGGCGCGGCATGGGCGCAGGATAGGTCGGAAACCTGACGAGGTGTTGATGGTTCCGCTGCGCTGATGGATGATGGAAGAAAAACCGCCGAAGCCTTCGCCTCAGCGGTCTTTCTTCCATCATCCATCAGGCCGACAGGCCGGAACCATCAACTATCAACCATCACCCACCCTCAAATCCCCTGTACGTCCCACTTCAGGCCCAGCTCAGCCGTGTCCTCGCTGGGGTCCTTGCCCGCCACCAGCGCGTATGCGGCCCGCTCGGGGGTCAGGTGGGTATCCATCACGCGGCGCAGGTCGTCCAGCGTGACCCGGAGCAACCGCGCCTTGTACGCCTCCTGCACCTCAGGGGTAAAGCCCGACTGGTCGCCGTAGAAGCGCAGGCGGCCCACCGTATCGGGGCTGGTGAGGGGGTCGAGGGTCTTGCTCGCGCCCAGAATCGCCTCGGTGAGTTCGCGCTCGCCCAGGTCGGTGTCCAGGAACTGCCGGGCGTCACGGAACACCCCATAGGTGCGGGCGATGTTGGGGTCGCGGTAGCTGCTCATGGCGAACACGCCGCTGCGGGCGTCGAAGCTGGCGCCGCCGCCGTAGGCCCCGCCCTTCTCGCGGATTTCGGCGAGCAGGTACTCACTTCTGAGAAGCCGCGAGAGCACCAGCAGCGCCGGGCTGTCGGCGTGGGTATACGGCACCGTGGAAAAGGCCACCGCGTTGAACGCGACGGGCGAGTCGGTGGTGCGGGCCTGCGGCACCTGCGCCGCGAGTTGCGGGCGGGGGTGGCCGACGGGCGCGTCGCCCTGAAACAGCGTGGTGACGGGCGTGAGGTCCAGCCCCACGTCCTCCGGCAGCGCGGTCAGGCAGACCAGCGGCTCGCCCTGCGTGATGAGGGTGGTCAGGCGCCCGAACTGCGCGAGCAGCGCGTCCAGTCGGCCTTCGAGGTCGTCGGCCTGCCCTTCTGCGCCTTCCACGATGGCCTTGAGGGTCGCCAGCGCGGTGAGGCCGCTGAACTGCTCGCCGAGTGCCGCGCCGGGGCTGACCTGGGCGCTCGCCAGCCGCTCGGCGTAGGCGTTGCCCGCGCTGACCACACTGGCTTTCATGCCCGCCAGACGCTGCTCGAGCAGTTGACGCAGCCGCTCGCGGTCAAACTCGGGCGCCGCAATCACGTCGCGCAGCACCGCCACCAGTTCCCCCGCGTTGCGGGCCAGCGCCTTGCCGCTGAACGACACCGAAAGCCGCAGGTCGTCCACCGTGTCCGGGCCGTTGCCGACCCCCGCGCTCGCGCCGATGCCGCCGGTCACGGCCTCGATGCGGCGGGCGAGCGACACGTAGTCCTGCCCGGCGGCTCCGCTGCGCGTCACGGCGAAGGTGTAGAGCGGCAGCACCGGCAGCAGGTCACGCGGCAGCTCAGGCAGCCGGACCTTCACGTCGAGATAGGTCAGTCCGCCGGTCGGCTGCGGCACGCGCCCCACCAGCGCCCGCCCGGAGCGCTCGGTCTCGTACGCCGGGCGCGGCACCTGCGCGGGCACGTCGGCCAGCGTGAGGGTCGGCAGCACGTTCGGGTCGGATTCCTGGCCCTGAAGGTTTTTCAGGTTGAGGCTCTCGCGGACGATGCGGGCGCGGTCCTCGTCGGTGAAGTCCTTGCTCAGCCGCTCGACCAGTTCGCGCTCGGCCTGCTCGGTGCGCTCGGCCAGCGCGGGGTCAGGGCGGACGACCAGGGTCACGCGGTGGGGGTTTTGCAGCAGCCACTTTTCAATCATGGGTTCAAAGACCCGGCCCCGCTTCAGGTCGTCGCGCAGCCGCCCCAGTTCGGCGTCCAGGCGCAGGCCCGTCACCGGGTCGCCGCCGCTGAGCCACGGTCCCAGCAGCCGGAACATCACGCCCAGGCCGTAGGGGTAGCCCGCGTTGCTGACTTCCTTCTGGCTGATTTCGAACTGGTGCAGGCTGGCTTCAATGAGTGCGGGGTCGATGCCCTCCTCGGCAATCTGGCGCAGGGTGGACAGCACCAGTTCCTGCACGGCGTCGGCCTTATCGGTGCTCAGTCCCTTGAGGCCCACCGCGAAAGCCGCCTCGCGGAAGTCGTCGCGGTAGCCCGTCAGGTCAGCGAGCTGTGCGCCCAGGCCCGACTCGATCAGGGGCCGGGTCAGCGGGGCCGCCGCGTTGCCCAGCAGCACGTCGCTCAGCACGCCCCAGCGCAGGCTCGCGTCGGGGTCGCTGGCGTAGCCCAGTTTCCAGCCCAGCAGCACCTGACCGCCGCGCTCGGTGTCCGAACCGGGGTAGCTCACGTCCACGCGGCGCGGCTCGCTGAAACTGGGCTGGTCGGGAATGCTCACGTCCAGTTCCTGCTTCTGGAAACGGGTCATCACATGCTGCTCGATGGCGTCCAGCACGCGCCCCAGGTCCTGATTGCCGTAGCTGTAGAAGTAGGCGTTGGACGGGTGGTAGTGCGCCGCGTGGAAGGCCCGCAGGTCCTCGTAGGTCAGCTCCGGAATGTTCTCGGGCGACCCGCCGGAGTTGTTGGCGTAGGTCAGGTCGGGGTAGAGCGCCTTGCCGAACGAGCGCCACATCACGCTGCCGGGCGAGGCCATCGCGCCTTTCATCTCGTTGTAGACCACGCCCTGCAGTTTCAGGGTGCTGGTCGGGTCGTCGGGCGTCTCGAACTCGAAGCGGTGCCCGTCTTGCCGGAAGCTCTCGTAGCGCAGCAGCGGGAAAAAGGTCGCGTCCAGATACACCGACAGCAGGTTGAAATAGTCCTGCACGTTGCGGGTGGAAAAGGGGTAGGTCGTCCAGTCGCCCGCCGTCATCGCGTTCATGAAGGTGTTCAGCGAGCGCGGAATCATGGAGAAAAAGGGGTCGGGGACGGGGTATTTCTGCGACCCCATCAGCACGTTGTGTTCCAGGATGTGCGCCACGCCCGTGCTGTCTTTGGGCACGGTGGGAAAGGTCACGCCGAACACGAGGTTGTCGTCCTCGCGGGCGACGTGGGCGTGCCGGGCGCCGTTTTCGTGGCGCAGCAGCACGAGCTGGCCCGACATCTCGGGCAGGGTTTCGACGCGCTCGACGGTGTAACGGCCCAGTGTCTCTCCCACACCGGGGAGCGGAGATTTGATGGCAGTCATGGGCCAAAGAATAGCGCCGGGCGAAAACACCCGGCGGCCTGACTGCGGCTGAGTTCAGCTGCGGTTGTTAACTGCGGCTCAGAGCACGCTGGCGACGGCCTGGGCCGCTTCACGGGCTTCCATATGCAGCAGGCCAAGGTTGGTGCCCGACGGCGCCACCACGGCCAGCACGCCCTTGGCCCCCACCGAGTAGATGAAGACCTGACCGTCCATTCCACTCACCGACATTTCGTTCAGGCTGCCCGTGCCCAGCGTGTCGTTGATGCGCTTGCCCAGGCCCAGCGCCGTGGCGGCCATGGCGGCCACGCGGTTGGCGTCGGTGTTGTCGCTGAACGCCTGGGCGATGGGCAGACCGTCGGTGGTCGCCACCATCGCGCCGCGCAGTTCGGGCAGCGACATACGCAGGTTTTGCAGGATGGACTTCAGTCGTTCAGGTTTGCTCAGCATGGTCATAAGGGGTGCCTCCTTGGGCCGTGGACGGGGAGCGAAGATAGGTAACCCAGTCGCGAAGCAGCGTTTCGCCGCCGTCTTCCAGAGTGACTAGACACCTTTTCGTCTATCAAGACCATAACAAGCCCGGACCGGACGCTGCGGACCAGGAAGCACGGCCAGTCAAAAAGTAATACGGATTCCGCTAAATTCCTGCACAGTCGGAACTACACCGCCTGTGCATCCATATCGCAAAATCCGTATCTTTTCCTACTCCTTTCAGTCGGATTGAATCCAGAAATCTGCTGGATTCAATCGGAATTCGTATAAGGCGAGAACGGATCGGCTGTCCAGTTCCCGCCCGTGCCCTGATCCCGACTCCGACCGAATCCTGTGGCCAACAGGATGAAAGCCGACCGGATGAGGAAGGATAAAGAGACGGATTCACCTCGGGTGCGGCGGAATCTAAGCTGCTGAACGCACGTAGCGCTCTAGGTGCAGCATCAGGTTGTGGGCCGCAACCGCACGGCACGTGCGGGCTACGACGGCCTGGAAGGAATTCAGCTGCACCTCACCCAGAGAGCAGCATCTCGCTAACCTGGAAAAGACCGATTCTATGCGCTTTCTTAGTTTCCCCAGCACCGGTGGCCATGCCACCGGTGTCTTCGCGTTCTCCCGTGACTTGGCGTACACGCCACTCCCGACGTAGCCTTTGTCCCCAAGCGTGCGGCTGCGTTCGTATTCAGAGAGCAGCTCACGGGCCACGCCCTGCTCGGATTCGTTGGCAGCGACAATGGCAAACTTCGTGAAGTAGCCCTGCGTGTCGACGACGCCGTGAAGCTTGTAGCCCATCACCCAGCCCATACTCCCTGGGCCTATTTTTGCTTCTGACTGCTGTCTGGGCCGCTTCATTCGGGCACCCTGAGCAATGGGGAGGGGTTTACTGTCGATAATGAGGATGTCTGCATCTTTCGGGCTGAGGGACAGCCCGAAAGATGCGATGAGATGCCTGGCTGCGAGTAAATGGCGGTGGTAGCGACTGCGTTCGGGGAGGTGTGGGAAGAGGTCGGCGTAAAGCTGACGAACGAGGGCGAACCAGGTCTCGCTGTTCTTCTGACCAAGAAGGTCGCCCACGAGGGCGATAGTGATCAGTTCAGAAGGAGTGGCCTGACGGTTGCGGGCCATGGGAAGCTGGTAGCTTCCCATGGCGCTGAGCAGTTGGAGATGGTCGTCGACAAGGACGTAGGCCAGTGTGAAGAGGTCGGGCAGGCTAAAATATTCCAGAAGCTGGCTGGTTCGCATAACCCCAGCTTCGCTTTTTTCGCCCCTTCTTGCGCCGCACCCGAGGTGATTCCGTACGTTACCAAGCTGGGTTTTACTCCGCCCCCGCTGCTGGCAGCGGCTCGGAGGCGTCGTGCAGCACCCGCTCGGCGACCTGCAAGAACGCCTGCACGGTGGGGCGGGTGGGCTGCTCGCCCGCCGTGTCCCGGCGCCACACCGCCACGATCTCGATGACCGGAGCACCCTCCAGCGGACGGTAGACCACGCCGGGAAGCGCCAGCCGCGAGAAAAATTCGATGGGCAGAAACACGCCCACGCCCGCCGCCACCAGCGAGAGCAGGGTGGGAATCTCAATGGCCTCCTGCACCACCCGGGGGGTAAAGCCCGCATCCGCGCACCAGTGCATGACCTGGTCGAAATAGCTGGCCCGCAGGTAGCGCGGAAAAAAGACGAACGCTTCGTCGGCGAGGTCGGCAATCCGGAGCCGTTCCCGCTGCGCGAGTGGGTGTGCGGCGGGCAGGGCCGCCACCAGCCGTTGCCGCCACAGCGCCCGGGACGCCAGCGCCGGGTCACGCACCGGCAGCAGCAGCAGCCCCACGTCGATCTGACCGCCGCGCAGCGCCGCTTCCTGTTCCCCGGCGGTCAGTTCGCGCAGGTCCACGCTGACCGCCGGGTACAGCTCGCGAAAGCGCCGCACGATTTCCGGCAGCCCCCCGAAGGCCAGCCCGCTGACAAAGCCCACGGTCAGCCGCCCCACCTCGCCCTGGGCGGCCCGGCGCGCCCGCTCCACCGTCTGCGCCGCCTGCGCCAAAGTCGCCCGCGCCCCGACCAGAAATTCCTCGCCCGCCGGGGTGAGCTGCACGCGCCGGGTGGTGCGGGTCACGAGCTGCACGCCCACTTCTTCTTCGAGGTTGCGAATCGAGCTGCTCAGCGCCTGCTGCACCACGAACACGCGCTCGGCGGCCCGCCCGAAGTGTTCTTCCTCGGCCAGGGCGACGAAGTGGCGCAGGTGTCGCAGTTCCATTGCCGCGCAGCTTAGAGCATTTGACAACTTCCCCTTGTTCCCGCTGGTTGGAGTCCCTTCCCCGAACATAGGGCTTCGCTTGCAGTCCCTATGACGCTTCCCAGCGCGGCCCCATGTCTCCCGGCCCCCAGCCACTCATCTGGGCTTGACGGTTCGTTAGAGCATGAAGTTTCCGAGGCCATTCGTACATTGCCAGAAGCCGGCAGGCGGATAGGGTGGGGGCGTTTTGGTTGATGTTCCCACGTCTTGCCCTCACAGGAGCGCTTTTTTCATGACCCTCTCGA is from Deinococcus wulumuqiensis R12 and encodes:
- a CDS encoding transposase, translating into MRTSQLLEYFSLPDLFTLAYVLVDDHLQLLSAMGSYQLPMARNRQATPSELITIALVGDLLGQKNSETWFALVRQLYADLFPHLPERSRYHRHLLAARHLIASFGLSLSPKDADILIIDSKPLPIAQGARMKRPRQQSEAKIGPGSMGWVMGYKLHGVVDTQGYFTKFAIVAANESEQGVARELLSEYERSRTLGDKGYVGSGVYAKSRENAKTPVAWPPVLGKLRKRIESVFSRLARCCSLGEVQLNSFQAVVARTCRAVAAHNLMLHLERYVRSAA
- a CDS encoding roadblock/LC7 domain-containing protein; this translates as MTMLSKPERLKSILQNLRMSLPELRGAMVATTDGLPIAQAFSDNTDANRVAAMAATALGLGKRINDTLGTGSLNEMSVSGMDGQVFIYSVGAKGVLAVVAPSGTNLGLLHMEAREAAQAVASVL
- a CDS encoding insulinase family protein, which translates into the protein MTAIKSPLPGVGETLGRYTVERVETLPEMSGQLVLLRHENGARHAHVAREDDNLVFGVTFPTVPKDSTGVAHILEHNVLMGSQKYPVPDPFFSMIPRSLNTFMNAMTAGDWTTYPFSTRNVQDYFNLLSVYLDATFFPLLRYESFRQDGHRFEFETPDDPTSTLKLQGVVYNEMKGAMASPGSVMWRSFGKALYPDLTYANNSGGSPENIPELTYEDLRAFHAAHYHPSNAYFYSYGNQDLGRVLDAIEQHVMTRFQKQELDVSIPDQPSFSEPRRVDVSYPGSDTERGGQVLLGWKLGYASDPDASLRWGVLSDVLLGNAAAPLTRPLIESGLGAQLADLTGYRDDFREAAFAVGLKGLSTDKADAVQELVLSTLRQIAEEGIDPALIEASLHQFEISQKEVSNAGYPYGLGVMFRLLGPWLSGGDPVTGLRLDAELGRLRDDLKRGRVFEPMIEKWLLQNPHRVTLVVRPDPALAERTEQAERELVERLSKDFTDEDRARIVRESLNLKNLQGQESDPNVLPTLTLADVPAQVPRPAYETERSGRALVGRVPQPTGGLTYLDVKVRLPELPRDLLPVLPLYTFAVTRSGAAGQDYVSLARRIEAVTGGIGASAGVGNGPDTVDDLRLSVSFSGKALARNAGELVAVLRDVIAAPEFDRERLRQLLEQRLAGMKASVVSAGNAYAERLASAQVSPGAALGEQFSGLTALATLKAIVEGAEGQADDLEGRLDALLAQFGRLTTLITQGEPLVCLTALPEDVGLDLTPVTTLFQGDAPVGHPRPQLAAQVPQARTTDSPVAFNAVAFSTVPYTHADSPALLVLSRLLRSEYLLAEIREKGGAYGGGASFDARSGVFAMSSYRDPNIARTYGVFRDARQFLDTDLGERELTEAILGASKTLDPLTSPDTVGRLRFYGDQSGFTPEVQEAYKARLLRVTLDDLRRVMDTHLTPERAAYALVAGKDPSEDTAELGLKWDVQGI
- a CDS encoding LysR family transcriptional regulator, with the protein product MELRHLRHFVALAEEEHFGRAAERVFVVQQALSSSIRNLEEEVGVQLVTRTTRRVQLTPAGEEFLVGARATLAQAAQTVERARRAAQGEVGRLTVGFVSGLAFGGLPEIVRRFRELYPAVSVDLRELTAGEQEAALRGGQIDVGLLLLPVRDPALASRALWRQRLVAALPAAHPLAQRERLRIADLADEAFVFFPRYLRASYFDQVMHWCADAGFTPRVVQEAIEIPTLLSLVAAGVGVFLPIEFFSRLALPGVVYRPLEGAPVIEIVAVWRRDTAGEQPTRPTVQAFLQVAERVLHDASEPLPAAGAE